Within Primulina tabacum isolate GXHZ01 chromosome 5, ASM2559414v2, whole genome shotgun sequence, the genomic segment GTCCCATTTccaaatataacaaaaaatCAACACTTTTCAATATTCATGTGCTAGTAATTGACTAGCTAGTTGGATCGGCTTACAATTCGTAGAGATGACTCTAATTCCAATGGTTCAATTAAACCAAACAGCTTTACAAAAATGGTAAGTTCGTTTTTAAATCACGGGAATATTGTATGCAATAGATGTGAAGTGTTCGTGTTCATATGCGATATATTAAGCAATTCATGAATTGAACAAGGGATGCATGGAGAAACCGTAGTATGATTAATTACATAAAAACTAGCACGAATTAGAAGAAAAAGCCCAAGAATTTGATTCGAAGTTAAAAGGCAGTAATCTTTGATCACATAATCAGTAGGCAGTGAACATTAACACAACGTATTCATGAGAATTgtcaaatataatataatcgTGACGAGAAGAAATCTTCCATAATGTTTTTGTATAACAATCTGTGTACCAGCGATAGAAATTTACCATATGTATTGACTATAAAAAGTTAAAAGAAGTCACAACTCGTTAATTAGAAATATTGCATAAATGATACATCTAAGAATGTCGCATAAGATTTACAAGTGAtgttaaaagtttaaaaagcaaggtgatttttctttttatcttctCGTGGGTTAATTTTTTTGCCCATGTTGTTCAAGTCATATTCAAGCTCAAAACCTGGAAAACGCAATGGGAATTATCCAATCGTTCTTGATTCTGCTGGCTCGAGAATCCTTCTTTTGTTCTCTTCATACAGCTAGTTGACCCACTTGAAGAAGAAGTAGAAAAACCCGGCCCGAAACCTGATACATCTGTACCTAGCTCAGCAGCTTTAACCTTCCTCTGATAATAGCTTCTCGGACCTAAAGTCAGCTCAAGATCAGTACTCCgatcatcttcatcttctaAAACTCTACCATCTTCACCTGCCTCCGTAAAATTATATTCACCTGCCCTATTCCCCGGCTCAACAAATTTCCGGGCCCTGGAATCAATATTCCAGCTGGGATGCGACGCGCCGTCTCGCTGTAATCTAGCAAGATCTTTCATCAGAATCTTTTGGGTTCGATACAGACGATGAAGTTCATTCACCTGGGGGAAAATCGGTTCTAGTTATATTCGAATTCGGATTCAAGAATTAAGGGGAAAATATAATTTACCTGTTCCCGAAATGTTTCCTCATGCCTTAACATTGCCTTTCTCATGTTCTCCTGGTCATATGGATTTAGAAGCTTCTCCATTTTAAATCAAGAGACGAAGAATATCACCAATTTCTTGCTAAATCAAGGCTTTATGTTTGGAAACATGTGTGGAATATGATGTTCCTATGTTTGTACTTGGGACCTCTACTTTTGACAGAAGAAAACCCAGGAAATCCAGAACAATAAAGACAAGCGTAAACGTGGGGGGGCGGTGTATTTATTCTCTACGCCATCCttgttaaatattgtatttttataaCCGGACTATAAAATTTCTTCATTTAATAAATAAGTCAATAATGTTAATACATAGAGTAGTATTGACGAAATAGAAAATCGATAACCTAAAAAAACTCAATATTGACAGAAATAAATtaacaataatttttattttagaatttattatTAGGGAAAATAACTTTTTGACCCATAATCTTCCTACATTCCCATTGTCGTCAATatgaatgtaaaaaaaaaaaaaattattaattaaagcatCAAATTCCGCCGAAATTTCTTGtgcagaaaagaaaaataaaaaatcaagtaaaatgtaTACCAAATATCTTTTAAATctctatattattatattttattccaTCTAATTGGTAAGATGTGCCGTAATGTCACGTACCAAAATATTGCTTATTATTCAACAATTAATCCATAGTAATTGCTCCATGCATCTAGCTAGTATCGAACAAATTAATGATACCACCGACTTGGATTGGATATGTttcatttagaaaaaaaattccaaTTTGAGTGCAtgtcaattaaaatttttaagccatgtataattgaaaaaaGTACACATTTAATCGATTATTTTATCAGATAATATATAATACAAGCCAGAAAACATATAACTCGACAatctcaatattttttttttaaaaaaagttaagGGATATCAATGTTATAATAAGGTATCCAACTTAAGACATCGTCTGAAACTGAAGATCTTATAGTTGATCCATCCTAAATTGGTTTTGGCTCCTGTACTCTCCTTAGTTTTTCAAAAAGCCTTCTTTTATTTGTGGATATGGGTCCCTTCAGATACATATACATTATAAACGAAAAGAAGGACATTggttacgaaaatgattaatcatATGCACCCAATCAATATTAAAGACAGATAAAATAATCTAGAGTCTTTTCGTCTCTCGTTGTTACTATGTTTTCCTTGTATTTTTCTAATGGTTCTAAGTAAtagttttaaatataaaatttgagCAAATATCGAAGCACAATTTCATCATCACTTTCTTTTGCTCTTTTTTTGAAAGAGTAGAATTGAAAGACCAGAGCTGTAGATGCGACAAGAAAAAGAGTTGGAAATCACATGTTCGGACAAAGCAATACATTATCAGGTACAATGAATCAGTTTAGCATGCATGATTCTTTAAAAACAAGCACTGCGGCCAATTTGTATtaagaaataaattaattaattaaaagggTTCATTCATCTTTGATTCATGGAGGAGATAATTTAATgctttttatttaagttttacACACAATTAAAAGTTGCAATGTCCATGTGAGTGAGTGGTATGGggttcataatttaattattttccttGTTAATGGAACCACACAATCTAGACATGGTCGTAAATTTTTATGGGCGGAGTTTTCATTCGTGTATTTTGATAAtgtattttatgaataaaataaaattcaatcaATACAATAGAAATAGATGCTCGCCTACATTCTCTAAACAAATAACGTCGGCCAAATCGAATGACTTCCTAGGTTTACTTCTAAGCTTAATAAAAACGAaacaaataaaagtttataatacATTCTACTTTATATATGACACTTGACAACGCATGCATGCATGTGCATTATTGTGTACAGCTATTAAAATTCCACCATTTAGTTTTGATCACAAAAACTCTTGTAAGATcgttttgtgagacaaatattttaTCCGATCTGatccatgaaaatatattatttttatgtcaaaagtaatacttttgatCTTAAATATGGATCTGTCGACCCGTCTAACGAATATAGATATGTAAgatcatttcataaaaaatcTATTCAATTTTGATCATGCTTATttgctttaat encodes:
- the LOC142544789 gene encoding uncharacterized protein LOC142544789, coding for MEKLLNPYDQENMRKAMLRHEETFREQVNELHRLYRTQKILMKDLARLQRDGASHPSWNIDSRARKFVEPGNRAGEYNFTEAGEDGRVLEDEDDRSTDLELTLGPRSYYQRKVKAAELGTDVSGFGPGFSTSSSSGSTSCMKRTKEGFSSQQNQERLDNSHCVFQVLSLNMT